ATGTAAGCGATCTCGTTGCGTGCGGATGCGTCGTTATATGTATTATGGATTACGATGCGGGTTGGAGCCATGGGGTAGGGGCATTTGATCCCATATTTTTCGGGCGGGCAAAGCATTTGTATGATATCCATTATTCTGCATCTCCTTTTTCAGCTTCCTGGTGATCAATTTCTTTTTCAGCCTCTTTATAGAGGTCGTCAGTATAAATAACGACTTTGGTATCCATGATTTTCATCCTCCTTATTGTGTATCGTGCCTTTTCCCGCTTGCATCGTAAGCTGAGATCAAGACAAAGTGGGGCTTTCCGCTGCCGTCATAGGCAGTTACGAGTCCAACGTGTTTTTTCCCGGCTGAGTCGTACACCGTGATCACGCCTGATTTAACCTCCACGCCAATCCAGCAAATGGGGGAGGATGGATAAGATCCGTACCACTCGTGAACTTCCCAGACAGCGTAATACACCCAGCCTTTTTTAAAATTCTTATTGGCTTCTAATATCCGCTTGTAGTAATTGTCTTTACCGTACTGGTCAAGTATTTTGCTTGGCACCGTCTGGATACTTGTTCCGGATCCAACATACAGCCGCGCGCCGAGTCCGTCAGTAACCTCAAAATGGTCAAAGTTTGCATTGCCCTGCGTGCTGGATTTTGTCCACGATAACGTGATCGCCATCCCAATCGGAACTTGTGTTTTAGATACTTTGGCGGACGGGACACCGGCAGGATAATAAGGTCGTGCGGGAATTGTAAGAGTTCCATAAACCTCGCCGTTGTTGCCGGCAGGGCCGTATCCGTTGACCGTATCGCCCCAGTATTTCCCGAATACGGTAACATCATAATCACTGTCATTTCGGCTAAAGTCCCAGGAGCCTTCCACTTGCCCAACCCAGTTTCCGTTTCCACTGTAAATCCCTTCTCCGTCTGCGCTGTAGCTCTCAACGCCGCACTGCGTATGGACACCATATTCACTCATCCCGCCATTGATACAGGCAGTGGATGCATGTACATGTACCCGGGCAACGGTTTCACTGATAATTTCGACGGATGCGGATAAGTATGCTTGGGTTGTGCTGCTGCCCCAGGAATAGCTGTAGTCACTATTGCCGCCATACCATTCAGCCACCTAAATCACTTCCAATCATAATAGTTGAATATAAAAGCTGTTGGCGGCTGCAGTAGCAGGTGCTGCCGAAGTTCCCCAGTTAATGCCCATCGCGTGCAGACCATCTACACGGTTATTGCATCCGTGACCGCCGTTTGCGATTGGCAGCGGACCGGTTGTATTTCCCAATCCGGCCGCAGTCCGAAAAGCGGAAAGTGATTTCTGCCCGGTGCCACCTTGCTCCGGAGGGACAACACCATCACTGTTAAGTCCGGCGATTCCGTTTGCATGGCCTTTGCTGTCTGATATGGCGTTGATCAAATTCAGTAAATGCCCTGCCGTATCGCTGCCAAGTGTGTTTTTAATCCCTGCAAACCAGGTGTTAAAATTACTTTCCGACTGTGCGGTAAATGTATCGTACCAGTGTTTGAAATCTGCTTCGTTTGCTGTCTTTTTGTCAGCAAACCATGATTCCATCTGAGAGAGTAAAGTGTCTGTTTTTACCTGATTGATGACCCCTGTTACAAGGCCGCAGAGATTTGTATCCAGCCTGGTGTCCCGAATATTGGACTGCGTGATATTTGTAACTCCTCTGGAAAGACTGATTTCAGCGAGGCAAAGTTCATATATGTCTGACGTTCGCTCTAAAGCGGGGGCAGCCCCGTTAGATCCGGCCTTCACTTCGAAATGAATATCCCGGTCTATTTGATCCAGCTGTGCTACAATGCGGTATATCGTCGTAGCATCGGGGGTTGGGACGGTTAAAGTGCTGCTTCCCAAATCATATGCATACCAGCCGTTGATAAAAATATCTCCCGGCTTTAATGTCACAACTAAGCCGTCCCCGGCGACTACCTGAAAATTATCAGATGTCTTTCCATAAACACCGTTCGAAAGGAACATGGAATGATACCGTGCGAAGTATTGATCGTCAACAGCACGGTCGGAGATTGGAAGTCCGTCTGTTGTTTGTCCTGTTTTAATACCGGGAAAGATTCCGTATTTTAGTGCCATTATTTTTCACCCCCTGTAATTTCATCGGCTTCCGCCTGTGTCAGATTTTTCCCAATAAGAGAGTGAATCTGATCGACGGTAACGCGCCCTAGTTTATACTGAAGCATTAAAAAATTGGCGCTCGCACTCATCATTACGCATTACCTCCAATCATCTGGGACAACAGTAATTCTTCTACCGCCGCCAGTCGATCAGGAATAGTCGGCGTGCTTTTTTGCTTTTCGATGGCGGAAAGCTCTGCAGCGGTATAGGGGATATAGCGCTCTATATCCTCGTACGTGTCATAAGCGTCGCAGCCCAATATTCCTGGTACGTCAACAACTTTTTCTACATCTTTGCCGCCGTTTTCATATTCTTTTATAACTTCAATATGCGACTGCTCTGCAACAGCCGTCACGGCGTCATGGTGGATTGTCAGCTTATCTAATTCCAGATGGCCTTTCGTAAGATCCGGATTTAGAATTTCATTGCCATGCTGATCTAAAATTTTCATAACTTTTATTCTCCTTTTAAGACAACCGTTTCCACATATGAACACCAACATATGGAGGCATAATATCCATTGCTTTTCCACCTCCGCCTAAAGCTCCAATCCAATCAGTTGGATCGTTTACAAGATAATCTCTGGCTCGTACTTGTACGGTGCTGCCATCGTGATTATTGTCGACTGTATAATATCCGTGCGTATAGAGTCCTACATTGGGTAGATTGTCTTGCAAGATGGTTTTTGTTTTGCTGCCGCCGTAATATGTTCCATTTTTCATTTCATCTTGAGTTGAACCGTAAAGAAAAACATCTTCTTGCCGCATCCATGTGCCCCCTAAAAAAGAGGCAGGACTCACATTTTTAAAGGAAATATAATAAGTACCGACTGGAAAAACATATGTTAATAAGTCTGCTTTCGTTAAATAGCCTGTGGGAATTCCTTTTAAGTCTGAATATTCTCCGGAACGCGCAACTGGTGAAAGTTGTGGCGTTTCAGCACTTTTGCCGACTTCGTTTACCTCGCGTTTGACTTTTCCCAGTATGGTGGACGGAGATTTTCCAAGTGTGGGGGTAACGGTATGAGAGCCGTTCTCCCAGACTTCTTCGATCTCTTCCACTCGGGCAGTATATTTAATCCCGGTTTCCTGATCAATCACTGTTCCGAGATCACCTAAGTCATAATCTTCACGGTAAATCAGAGTGTTGGAAGTCAGCACCGAGAAATCAGCAGATTCCGCAATCGGATATTGGGCGAGCTTTTCTTTTCCTCTCTGAATGAGTTTTGCTTGGTATGTGGTATCGGTATCATCTTTTTCCCGCTGTAAATCGCGCGCATCAACCCAGAGTTCTTTTCTCGGGTTCCCATTTGTCTGGTCAACAGTCACGATAATACGGTCAGCATCTTCACCTTCACCAGCGACATATGCAAAGTTACGGTAATCTCCGGCACTGCGGGTATAAGTGGATAGGGAAGATGTTTCCTCTTCGTCCGAGAACACTGCGAGCGAGTGAACGGTTTGATTTTCTGTGCGGTCAAGCCCCTGCCATATTTCGGCGTACATTTGGTCATGAGGATAATCATACAGAATCCGGAATCCGCATTCCTGCGGTGTTGCAATTTCCCTGATTTTTGAAGGCAGATCGTCCCCTCGTGTCTGTACCGGTACCGGTGTTCCGAGGCCGTGCATTGTCCCAAGAGACAGCTTGGCTATTTTTCGTTTGCTGTCAGCCGGGGTGATGCAGTAGTTTGTGATCCATTCCCGCGCCCAAACTTCCGGCGTCTTGGTACCTGTGACGATGTCGGTAATTAAACGGCCGCAAAGGATATCCTCTAAGAAATGACCTTTTACAATGGTGTCGTGTTTCTCTTTATCGTAGGACACGTCTTGAATGATCCCGGTTTCCACCAGTCCCTTAGACCAGATGTATTCAGCTCCCATAAATAGCGGAA
This genomic window from Caproicibacterium sp. BJN0003 contains:
- a CDS encoding siphovirus ReqiPepy6 Gp37-like family protein, whose amino-acid sequence is MLDLIILNADFAELGALDDFSSLIWDRKYYETGNFELHCSPKYFPLFMGAEYIWSKGLVETGIIQDVSYDKEKHDTIVKGHFLEDILCGRLITDIVTGTKTPEVWAREWITNYCITPADSKRKIAKLSLGTMHGLGTPVPVQTRGDDLPSKIREIATPQECGFRILYDYPHDQMYAEIWQGLDRTENQTVHSLAVFSDEEETSSLSTYTRSAGDYRNFAYVAGEGEDADRIIVTVDQTNGNPRKELWVDARDLQREKDDTDTTYQAKLIQRGKEKLAQYPIAESADFSVLTSNTLIYREDYDLGDLGTVIDQETGIKYTARVEEIEEVWENGSHTVTPTLGKSPSTILGKVKREVNEVGKSAETPQLSPVARSGEYSDLKGIPTGYLTKADLLTYVFPVGTYYISFKNVSPASFLGGTWMRQEDVFLYGSTQDEMKNGTYYGGSKTKTILQDNLPNVGLYTHGYYTVDNNHDGSTVQVRARDYLVNDPTDWIGALGGGGKAMDIMPPYVGVHMWKRLS